The Microbulbifer sp. YPW1 genome contains the following window.
GATCCCCATATCCTCAAAGGCCTGCATCAGGTCCAGATGGGCCTTACCCGCAGTGACGATACCCAGTGTTGCCTCCGGGTTATCCAGTACCAGCTTGTTCAGCTGGTTGGCACGGGCAAATGCCAGCGCAGCGGGACGCTTGTAGCGCCACAGGCGCTCTTCCTGCTCGAGGGGATTGTCCTGCTTGCGGATATTGAGGCCGCCCTCGGGGCGCTCGATTTCCGGGTACTGGAATGAGACCGCAGACGGATCCACTTCAACGGTGGAAGCGCTGTCCATATTTTCTGCGAGGGTAATCATCGCCACCCAGCAGCCGCTGAAACGAGATAGCTCCAGGCCATACAGGCCGTAATCCAGCACTTCCTGGACCGTGGCCGGGTTCAGCACCGGGATATGCATATCGACGAAAGCGAATTCGGATTGCCCGGGATAGGAGGAGGATTTACAGCCGTGGTCATCCCCGGAAATGATCAGTGCACCGCCCTTGGGGGAAGAACCCGCGGCGTTGGCGTGGCGAAATGCATCGCAGGAGCGGTCTACGCCGGGGGTTTTGCCGTACCAGATACCGCAGACCCCATCCACTTCGGCGCCCTCAAACAGGCCCACCTGCTGGGAACCCCATACGGAAGTCGCCGCCAGCTCTTCATTCACACCGGGCACAAAGCGGATGTTGTATTCGTCGAGTAGTCCGCTGGCACGGGACAACTGCTGGTCGTAGCCACCGAGGGGAGATCCGCGGTAACCGGAAATAAAAGTGGCGGTATTGAGGCCGCGCGCCTGGTCGATACGCATCTGATCAATTGGCAAGCGCACCAGCGCCTGGATGCCGGAAAGCAGTACCTTGCCCTTGAGAATGGTGTACCTGTCGTCCAGGGAGACTTTTTTGGTAGTGACTGCCTGAGAATCGGTGTTCACTTTCTGCTCACTCATACGCCTACTTCTACTCGCTGGTATGTGGTGGTCCACTACTGAAAGGGACGTCCGCTAATTATTGTGATTCGAGGCGCGCGTCGCAGTCTCAGGCGCTGATTTAAACGACTTATTCTGTGGCAACCCAAAATAGCGACGGCGTGGTCAAGTCATACTAGAGCCTAAAGCTCAATGAAACATTGCTTTATTTACAAGTTTGCACGTAAAATTATGACAGCCATCTCGGCCAAACAAGAATTTGTAGGACAGGAGTTTATATGAAGCGCTCAACCGACCTGGATGATTTCGACCGCAAGATTCTGCGGGCGCTGCAGGAGAACGCCGATTATTCCATGGCTGAGCTCGGAGACAAAGTGGGCCTGTCTCACACGCCGTGCTGGCGTCGCATCAAGCGCCTGGAGGCAGAAGGCATCATCCGTGGCCGCGTCACCCTCCTGGATCCGCGAAAACTTGACCTCGGAGTCACAGTATACTGCTATGTGACCATCCACAACCACGACGAAGAATCCCTGAACAGTTTTGAGTCCGCGGTACAGGATGTGCAGGAAGTGGTGGAATGCTACTCCACTAGCGGAGACAAAGATTACGTGCTGCGCGTGGTAGTAGACAGCGTAGAGCACTATGAGCAGCTGCTGAAGCGCTCGCTGGTGCACCTGCCCAATGTCGCGTCGGTGAATTCCACCTTCGCCCTGAAACAGGTCAAGTACACCACCCAGCTGCCACTTTAACTGGCGAACGACCTAAAGCTGTACCGGGTGCCTCGTTGCACCCGGTACAGTCGTCTTGTCTGAAGAGTCGATTAGCGAGACTGCAGCTTGCTGACCACCTGAGCCAGAACCTGCTCAAGGGATTGCTCGTCACAGTCGACCACGATATCCGCGTATCGCCGATACAGCGCCTGCCGCTCTTCGAACAACTCCTCAAAGCTTTGCCCCGGCGCCTTGGCGATACCGCGGCTTTCGTAATTGTGGATTCTGCGACGCAATTCATCTGCTGAGCAATTCAGGAAAACCGCGGGGCCGAACTTTAGCAGGTTGTGCATACCTTCTTCGCTATACACTGCGCTGCCGCCGGTGGCGATAACATGATTGGGCAGGTGTGCCTCGGCAATCACCTCTCCCTCGATACGGCGAAGATTCAGGTAATCGCTCTCATTCATGATTTCCTGCAGGGTTTTGTCTTCCCGCAGCTGGATCAACACATCCGTATCCACAAAATCTTTTGCCAGCTCCTTCGCCAACAAAACCCCCAGCGTACTTTTGCCGGCACCCGGCATTCCGATCAGTACAACACTGCCCTGCTTATGCATTGTTATTAGACTTCCTATTAGACGCTTTGTGAGACCCGATACGGGGCTTGCCCCTCAGTCTCCTCGCCGCGGCAGCACCAGCGACCGCAGCCAACCCAGCAGGCCATTGCCCGCGAGCAGCATTTTATCCAATTCATCCAGATTGTGCGCCTGCCGGAAACTGTCGGCAAACAGAGCCTCGCGCGTGATCATGCGTCGCCGAGGATTGATCTGCTTGATCTCGCGCGCCGGATTGCCCGCAACCACAGCATTGGCCGGTACATCCCGGGTCACCACACTGCCCGCCCCCACCACGGCGTTGTCGCCGATTGAAACGCCCTTGCAGATGATGGCGCTGTCGCCGATCCAGACATTGTTACCGAGTGAGACCGGCTCGGTGCAGCGAAATGGCCGGGTGCGGTTGTACAGGCCATGCCAGTCCGAGTCGGAAATGTACACGTTGGCGGCGAGCATACAGGCGTCGCCAAGGGTAATAGACTGGCCGGCAGAAATACGCACGCCGGGGGAAATGAGCACGTAATCACCAATCGTAATGTACGCTTCACCACCACGGTGCCCCATGGCGGTAAGCCGGATACAGTTATCCGGTGTCGAGATCAGATGCGGGAAGTCCCCCAGCCGAATATTGCTGCCAAACACCTTGACCGACGCCGGGTGCATGATTTCCGGTTCGCACCCAACCGCATCAAATTGCGGCAAAAGAAAGTGGCGGCTGCGCCAGTTGCGAAACCGGAGCAACAAGCGCTTCAGCCAATATGGTCTATGATCCTTGCGCATGGTCTTTCGAGGCCACTCATGTTGTTGGTTGAAATCTTGTTATTGAATTGGGGCCCAGCCACGCAATCATTTTGTCACGGGATCTGCGCTACCAGCACATTGCAAAGCGTTGTGCGCGCCGGTACTGTCAGGCGCACTTCAATCAGTTATCACAGAATAGAAAAATGGAAACCTCAATCCCGTTCGATTTACCCCTGGACATCGAAACCGTCAAAGGCTTTCTCGACCCACAAGAAGGCGAAGCTCTGTACCGGCTGGCCGCAGAAGCCAGCGATCGGGGGCCGGTCCTAGAAGTAGGCAGCTATTGCGGCAAATCCACCGTCTATCTTGGCAGTGCATGCAAACTGATGAACAACTCCCTGTTTGCAGTAGACCATCACCGCGGATCGGAAGAGCACCAGCCCGGTGAGGAATATCACGATAGCGAACTGTTCGACGATCGCAGCCAGTTGATGGACAGCTTCCACAACTTCCGCAGCAACATGCGCGCGGCGGCGCTCGAAGATCACGTCGTGCCGGTTGTGGCCCCGTCGGCAGTGGCTGCGCGACACTGGAACACCCCGCTCGGGCTGGTGTTTATCGATGGCGGCCACTCCCTGGAAGCCGCACTCACCGATTACCGCAGCTGGAGCCGGCATATCGTGCCCGGCGGATTCCTGGCGATCCACGACATTTTTCCCGACCCGAAGGATGGCGGTCAGGCGCCCTATGAAATCTATAAGTTAGCGCTGGCTTCCGGTCAATTCGAAGTGGTGGAGATGGTCAAGACCCTCGGTATCCTGCGCCGAATCCAGTAAGTTCACCTGCGTAAACAGACCGCTGGCGGGAGTAAGCCCCGCCAGCGCATCCGCCGCCAACAGCATGGCACCCACCGTCCAGGTCGTTTTTTCTTCCGGCCAGACGGCACTGTCCCGGTAAACGTATCCAGTCCAGTAACCACCGTCCGTGTCCTGCCAGCGATGCAGCCCGCGGTAGATAGTTTCCGCCCTGGCGGTATCACCCGCGGCCAATAAAGCCATGGTAAGCTCGCAGGATTCCGCCACGGTTACCCAGGGCTCATCGTTCACACAGCGGCAGCCGAGCCCGGCCACAACAAACTCATCCCACTTCTGCTGCAGGCGCAGGCGTGCGCCGGCTCCATCGAACACCCCGGTCAGCACCGGGTAAAACCAATCCATAGAGAAGCGCGCCTTGCTCTCCCAGGTACGGTCGAAACGATGGGGCTTTTCCCGCAGCGCCTTACCTAACATGGTGCGCGCTCGCCGCCAATCGGGCTGGGGAAATGCCAGCACCACAGCGATATTGATCGCACACTCGAGGCTTTTGTATATCGAGGAACAGCCGGTAATCAGAGCATCCTGCAAAGGCTCGCCCTGACTATTTACCGCCCACTGTATTTCACCGTGCTCAGATTGCAGCGTCAGGACAAAATCGATTGCTTTTTTAACCATCGGCCAGAAGCGCAACAGAAAATCCCGGTCGCCGGTAATCAGAAAGTGATGCCAGATACCCGTGGCGATATAGGCAACAAAATTGCTTTCACGCCGCTCGCGATTGTCCACCTGCCCATTCTTGTAGGCAGCCCACCAGCTGCCATCTTGCAGCTGGATACCGGCCAGCCAGGCATAGGCACTTTCCGCCGCCCGGTACTCGCCGGCAATACTGAGCCCCATGGCCGCTTCCACATGATCCCAGGGATCCGCGTAGTGGCCACTGAACCAGGGGATACAGCCGTCTTCCAGCTGCTGGGAGAGAATGTAGTCCGCACTACGCCGGATAAAGTCCAATGGAAATAGCGCAGGCGGCTCCTCTGTAATCTGTAGTTCCGGGGCGTTATTCATGCAGCAATCCCCTGCTCTGCAGATTCTTTGTTCGAGGTCTGCACCGGGGCCACCTGGGTCTCAGGCTGCCCAGGCTTCACAAAATACAGGGCAATACTTTTACCCAGAATCGGGTTACACAGTTTTTCCAGCCAGCGGGTCAAGCGCGGCTTCTGCATCAGATCCCAGACCAGGAACCTGTGATAGGCGGCAATCGCCGGATGCTCATCGCGCCCCCACAACAGGCACTTGAGCCACCAGAAAGGCGCGTGCAGTGCATGGGCCTTGTGACGGGCAAAAAACTGATGCCCCAATGCCTCGATATTTCTGCGCAGGTGCTTTTCGCGGAATATCCGGATATGTCCACCCTCCACCTGGTGGTAGGCGTCGGACAACTTCCAGCACACCCACTCTGGGAAAAATGCCGGAACCGTGGCCGCGAAAATCCCGGAGGGTTTCAGCACACGATTGATTTCAGCGAGCACACCCTGGTAATCCTCGATATGTTCCAGTACCTCGGAACAGATCACCACATCAAAAAAATCATCGACAAACGGTAGTTGCAGGGCATTTCCCACACCGAACTGCACCCGTCCAGTCTGTTGCCCGGCAGTGATAAAAGGTTGAGCGCGCTCACTTGCAGTCGTGATATCCCGCAAACTCAGGTCAATACCAAAAATATCCACCGCGTCGGTCAGCATCAGATGGATGGCATGACGACCTTCGCCACACCCCAGATCCAGTACCCGCTGTCCGGGCTTCAGATTCAATAACGCGGGATCTACGGTAATCATCAGGCAGCCTCCCCGCGGTTCTTCCCCTCGGCGCACGCGCTGTCGGCCACACTCCCCGCCTCGCCGGCGGCTGCGCTGTTGGCAGATTCTTGCGCTGCTAGATGGTGTTCGCCAGAGACAGGGGCTTGCGCCCTGCCCTCGTCGCCGATAATGGTCCGGTAGTAAGACACCAGATGAGAGGCAGCTACCTGCCAGGAGAAGTGCTCTTCTATACGTCGTCGTCCGGCAGCTGCCAGTGATTTGCGCAGCGCTTCGTCGCCTAGCAGCTGGTCAATAGCCCGGGCCAGCGCACCGCTGTCACCTGCTGGTACCACAATACCCGCATCGCCCACCACTTCTGGCAAAGCACCACCATCGCTGGAAACAACCGGCACGCCGCAGGCCATTGCCTCTCCGGCCGGAAGCCCAAAGCCTTCGTAGAGCGAAGGACAGACAACCATGCCGGAAGCGGCGTAATGCTCGACCATCTCGCGATTGGAGATACCGGATACAAATCGCACCGCCGATGCCAGACCCAGCTCCTCGAGCAACTTCTCGGTCGCCCCACCACTCTTCAGCCGACCAACCACCAACAACTTGAGCTGCGGGTAACGCACACGCAGCAACGCCAGAGCCTGCAAAAGAAAGCGCAGTCCTTTCAACGGCTGATCGGCCGAGGCGGTGGTCATAATCTGAAACGTGTCTGGAATGATTTGTGGCTGAGGAGCAAACACTTCCGTATCGATGCCGTTATAAATCAACTTCAGCTGGGACGGTGCCACGCCAAATTGCTCGACGATATCGCGCAATGATTGCGCCGATACCGTGACAATATTTTGAAGGCGGCGGGATACCTTGATCTGCATTCCAAGAAAGCTGTGCCAACGCCGCACCAGTAGTCGATAGAACCAGTCCGGTGCAGCATCGATCGCCAGTTGGCGGTCGCGGGTGATCGGGTGGTGAATCGTCGCCACCACCGGCAAGCCCTGTTTTTCAATGTCCAGCAGGCCATAGCAGAGTGACTGGTTGTCGTGCACTACGTCGTAGTCTTTGCCCTTCTTGCGCAGGTAGTGCGCAACCCTACGGCCAAAGGTATAGGGTTCGACAAAGCCACCGGTGAGCTTACCCCACCATTCGTAAAAGTCTGCCCAGCTCAGTAGATGCTTCGGTTTCAGAGCGCGTGTCGGGTGCGGATGTTCATAGAGGTTGAGCCCGGGCATCTTGATCAGGCGCACGCGCGGGTCCAGCTCTGGATAGGGTTGACCGGAAATCACGTCAACGCGATGTCCCGCCTCTACCAGCGCTTTGCTCAGATAATGAAGGTAAATCCCCTGCCCGCCGCAGTGGGGATGGCTGCGATAGCCCAGCAAGCAGATATTTAATGGCCGCGAACCGGCCGGTGGACCGTCTGTACGATTTCCCAAGGCGGTCATAGTTTCCCCGTAGTTATTGTTTTGGCGAACACAAAATCGGGCGCCGCAAAGGGCGAAGAATACACCGGCAAAGAAATGACTGCCAGACAGAATCCGTCCACCATCAAGGCTAGACCACTCAGTCCGTCTTACGGGGGTCAGGCTCTAGCTCAATTGAACCGCCAGGATGGGACCCGCAACACAAAACCCCGACCTCGCAACAGAAGCAAGCGCCGGGGCAATAGTGTCTGGAGCATTTGATCAGGTCAGAAGCTGAACTTGTAGCCCACGCCAAGATTGAAGATCCAGGAGTCGTACTCCAGCTTGTCTTTGTAGCGAATGGAGTCAACTACGATGCCGTTACTCAGCACCACATTATCGACGCCGACTTCAATTTCGGGGTCCGCATCGACATACATGGCGGATGCATTGAACAGCCAGTTGGCATCGCGGCCGAATTCAATATCAATCCCCACCTGCGCAGTCCAGCCCCAGGAACTACCAAAATTGATCAGACCGCGATCCACGCGGTCAACAACTGCGCCATTTGCATTGACCACGTCCTGAACAAATACCGGACGCAAAAAATCCTGCTTGATGTCGGTATAGTTCACACCGATCCCCACATAGGGCTGCACCCAGGATTCAACACAAACCGGGTACCAGTCGACAAAAAAGCTGGTTACGTTGGTTTCGAAATTACCCAGGCTATCGGAACTGAAGAAATCAAATTCATCGGAAACCGCGTAGGTGCTGTAGTCCGCATCCAGCTTGGCGCTGTTCATGTGATACAGCTCGACGGCCCAGTGGTCGGCCACAAAGTAAGTACCGTTAATAAACCAAGTGGTATCGTTATCCAGATTCAGGGAATCACCGATTCGCACCGGAATAAATACGTCGGGATCATCGGGATCCCGGACATCTACGACGGTAGACTCGGAAAAAACGGAGTCATCGGTTTCCATATAGGCGGCACCGACACGCAAGATAAGATCACCGCCATTAAAGTCGGCAAAGGCCGGCGAAGTTGCACCCGCGGCAACAATGGCCAACGGCAGAAGAAGGGACTTGGTTCGCATGGGTAACTCCTTGTAACTCTGAAATGCTCCATAGCCGCAGGAGGGTCGTCCATTAAAAAGTGACCCGTGCGTGCGGTTAGTTTCAGTATAGGCGGAGTTTTCTGGAAAACAGCAAGTACTGCCTATGCATTGACCTGCATATAGGAAGAAATTTCTGCAAAAATATTTTGCTCAAAAAAAATGCCCGCCATAAGGCGGGCCAGTTTTCTCGAACACACTTTCAGGAGGAGAGTTTGCGACGCACTGTGTACGCAAGTTCACAGCTGTCTGACTTAGGTATAGCAGACCTTTTCCATCCGCCACACACCCTGTCATCAAAGCCGTTGCTTACTGGTCGCAATCCACGCCGGAAAAAAACCGGCATCCATTTATACCCTTTGCAGGTAACTCTGGTATTCCACGTCGGTTACCCGGGCGGCAATTTCTGCCTGCTCCTGCCGTTTGAGCAACACGAACAAGTCGACGAACTCGGGATCAAAGTACTCCTGCCACAGGGCACTTTCCGCGAAGCGGTCAAGCGCACTATTCCAGGTGTTGATCAACTGCTCGCTTTCGACCTGATAGGCATCCCCTTCTACAGGTTTGGGCGGCTGTAATTTATTCTCCAGGCCATGGCAAACCCCGGCCAGAATTGCTGCCAGCACCAGATGGGCGTTGACGTCTGCACCGGCAATGCGATGCTCGATCCTCCGCGCCTTGGCCTCACTGGCCGGAATACGGAATGTCACCGTGCGATTGTCATATCCCCAACACAGGTTCAGTGGCGCGTGGCTGCTTTCCTGAAAACGGCGATAGGAGTTTGAGTGAGGTGCAAAGATTGCCATGGCATCGTTGGCCGTGGCCATCATGCCCGCTACCGCGTGGCGCAATAACTCCGAGCCCACGTCAGTGCCGTCGTCAAAGACATTGTTGCCATCTTTGTCCACCAGACTCATATGCACGTGCATGCCGTTGCCCGCGAGCTCGCCAAACGGCTTGGCCATAGCGCTCACGCGCAGGCCGTGGCTGCGGGCCACCCCTTTCAGCAAGCGTTTGAACAACAGGGTCTGGTCGGCGACCTTTACCGGATCATCACAGTGCAGCAGATTGATCTCGAACTGTCCCGGCGCGCACTCGGACAAAATGGAGTCGGCGGGAATGCCCTGCGCTTCACAAGCCGCACGTACGTCGGCAAAAAAGTGCCGCTGGGCATCAAGTTCCGATAGATCGTAAACATCGGTGGAAGGCACCAGATCGGAGTCATTGTCACTGACCGGGCGCGGGCGCCCCAGTTCATCGGCATCTTCCCGCAGCAGGTAGAACTCCAGCTCAGTGGCACATACCGCCTTGTAACCGAGACCAGCCAGGCGCTCGACCACCTTCTGCAGCTGTGCGCGGGGGTCCGCGTAGAGCGTTGTTCCATCGGCTTCGAACAGCTGCATATGCAGCTGCGCGGTCGGTTCGCGGTGCCAGGGCGCGAGCGAGATGGCAGAAACCGGCTGACAGACACCGTCACTATCACCACTGGCAAACACCAGCGGGCTGTTCTCAATATCGCGCCCCCAGATATCCAGGCTCACCGCACTGCGCGGCATCTGCAGGCCACCAGCCAGCAGTTTTTTTGCTGAATCAGCCGGCAACCATTTGCCGCGGGGGATGCCGTTGATATCAAACACGAAGCCCTCGATCCATTTGAGATCGGGGTGCCCGGCGAGAAATGCATCCGAATCCGCGAGCAACTCAGAAGACGGCTGATATTGTTTTTGTGCTGCCATAAAAAGATTCACATTGGTGGGAGGTTCGGCCCCGAGAGTTGGATACGCTCGGGGCCTATGCGACGAGTTTACGCCATGGCGCGAGCAGTATCATCCAGCGCACGGTGCGCCTTTTCTACCAGCTCGTCAATCTGCTCGATCGTGAGAATCAGCGGCGGAGCAATAATCATGGTGTCGCCAGTGGCACGCATCACCAGGCCGTTCTTGATGCTCATGTCCCGGCAGACGCCACCCGCGGTGCAATCGTCGTCGAAACGTGCGCGGCTGTTTTTGTCTTTCACCAGCTCCAGCGCACCAACCAGGCCAAGCGTGCGGGCCTCGCCAACAATCGGGTGATCCGCCAGTTCCGCCCAGCGCTTGGCCAGGTACGGGCCAGTGGTGTCGCGGACAGTCTCGATGATTTTTTCTTCGCGCAGGATATTCAGGGTGGCTATACCTGCCATACAGGCCGCCGGGTGCGCGGAGTATGTGTAACCGTGGGTGAACTCGCCACCCTTGGACTTGATCACTTCCGCCACACGGTCACTGACCATGGTGCCGCCCAGCGGGAAGTAACCATTGGTCACAGCCTTGGCAAAGGTCATCAGGTCCGGCTTCATACCGTAGTAATCGGCACCGAACCACTCACCGGTCCGACCGAAGCCGAAAATCACTTCGTCCATCACCAGCAGAATGTCGTACTGATCCAGTATTTTCTTGATTTCCGGCCAGTAGGTTTCCGGCGGGATGATTACGCCACCGGCACCCTGGATCGGCTCGGCAATAAACGCCGCTACCTTTTCCGGCCCCAGCTCCTGGATCTTTTCATCCAGACAGCGCGCTGCATGTACACCGAACTCTTCCGGGGACATGTCACCGCCTTCGCCAAACCAGTAGGGCTGCTGGATATGCTCGATATAGTCCAGGCTCTGGAACTGCTTGTGCATGCCACTCATGCCGCCGAGGCTGGCACCGCCAATGGTGGAACCGTGGTAGGCATTCTTGCGGGAGATAACGATACGCTTCTCGGGCTGCTCTTTGAGGTCCCAGTAGCGGCGGATAATACGCAGGTTGGTATCGTTGGCCTCACTGCCGGAACCGGTGAAGAACACATTGTTCATGCCAGCCGGGGTCACTTCCGCCAGCATGTCAGCCAGCTCGATGGACGGCACAGTAGTGCACTGGAAGAAGCTGTTGTAGAACGGCAGCTTGTTCAGCTGCTCGTAAATGGCTTCGCTGATTTCACGACGGCTGTAGCCGAGGTTGCAGCACCACAGGCCCGACATGCCGTCGAGCATTTTGTGGCCATCAATGTCGGTGATATAGGCGCCCTCGGCGCTGGTGATCACTCGTGTGCCCTGGTTACCCAGATCGTGGAAATCGGTAAACGGGTGCAGCAGGTGCTCGCGGTCATGCTGTTGTAGCTGGCTTTTGTTCATGAACTCACTCCTGAATCGAATTGCGTCAGAGACGCCCCTGCGCAGCGGGGCCAAAAATGTGATCACATTTTAGGGGTAAGAACGGAGATGGTGCAACTGGTATTCGCAGCAGGTGCATCGACACATGGATAGATCAAGCGTAGTGCCGATTGAGAGCCAGTGGTCGCGCGGGTTTAGCTGAAGGGGCCAGCGGAGATAAAGGAAAGGAGAAGGGCCGGAAACCGGCCCGAAATGGTGAAAAGCATGGTGGAAAGGCGCCATGGACAGTGAGAACCAGCGGGTCACCATGGTGTGGGCCCCGCCCCGATTGAACCTGCCCGCGAGGAACTGCGTTACGAGGGCTTCAGTAGCCGCTCTATTCCGCCGCTTGGATCGATACCGACACCGGCTCAATATCGAGCAGCACCCCAACCACGGAATACTGGTCCTTGGTGCCGGAGCCGTAGTGCCAGTACCCCCTGGAATCATCGGTCTGGCGAAAGCGAAACAGGACACCACGGCCGGTCTGGTCGTCAAATGTATAACGTCTCAACAACTGCATTTCACTATTGTCCAGTAGTGAAAAACCGAGCAGCTGATCCAGGCGCTGGTTACCCAGGGCCATACCAGCACCCTGGGTGGCACGGTATCCAAATGCCTCTTTGCCCGCCGTTTCGCTGCCTTTCGCTGACACTTCCAGGCTCTCCCAGTCAAGGCTGTCGCCATCACTCAGCACGCTAAGCTGCACCCCGTTCACGGAAAATGCGTTTTCCCCGGACGCAAACTGCGCACCGCGGCCGTCGGTAATCACCAGGTTGCCGGCGCCCACAACGGTCAGGGTTTTCGCGTCCAGGTTCACCAACACACCGGTGTCCTCATCCACACCAAACCCCAGTCGCTCAGCCGCTGCCGCGCTGTGCCCCAGGGCCCGCACGAGCCGTCCCAGGCGTGCCTTGCGATCAAAGTGCTGGTCGACGATCCCTACCGGCATGAATCCCAGTCCGCGGGCGAGCAGCAACTGGCCGGCCTCCTGGCTTTCCATCCCCGCATACTCACTCACGCTGGGCAGGGTCAGTGCGCTGAGTGAATCTCCGGCGGCAATCATGGTATGACTCATGATGGCCGCACCGGCACTGGTACCTCCGACCACTGCGCCCTGCGACAACTGGGTACGAATCGCCTTCAATACGGGGGTATCCTCGCCTTCCGCATCCAGCAACGTACCGGTAATACGCATCTGGTCACCGCCCACAAACCAGATGCCACCAACATCTTCCAGGCTTTCAGCCAATGCCCGGTCATTGCCACCCTGCAGCCACTGACTTTCATCCACGGACTCCGTGGCAGGGTCGTCTTTCACCGCGATGGGCAGCACACGGATATCACCGGCAAAACCATAGCGGCGCAGATCCTCGGAAAACTGCTGCGCATAATGAGCCGGCCGACCGGATGCCGCCGGCACGATTGCCACGTTCGGAAACCCGGCGGGAATAGCATCAATAAATGCCCGGTAAACCCGGCTGTTATCACTGCGCAAGGCACCACCGACAATCAGCAGGCTACCTGACTGTCGCGACGCATCACGCTCTTCGAGCCCCGCTTCCTGTGCACGGACAGCGATCCCCTCGACTAAAGCCCCGTCATCTTCGCCCGCACACCCCAGTGTGGCGAGCAGCAAGATACCCAGGAATGACGCTGTCATCGTTGAAAATTTCATAAACTGCTTTCCACTCGAAAAAATTCTGACGCAGATGCCTTCAGGCGAAACCGGTCTGCTGTGACCGTTTCTCTTTCGCCCAGCGTCCGCTCCTCGCGCGGGCTTCTTCCGCAATACTCTTTGAAACAGCGACT
Protein-coding sequences here:
- a CDS encoding glutamine synthetase family protein, which gives rise to MAAQKQYQPSSELLADSDAFLAGHPDLKWIEGFVFDINGIPRGKWLPADSAKKLLAGGLQMPRSAVSLDIWGRDIENSPLVFASGDSDGVCQPVSAISLAPWHREPTAQLHMQLFEADGTTLYADPRAQLQKVVERLAGLGYKAVCATELEFYLLREDADELGRPRPVSDNDSDLVPSTDVYDLSELDAQRHFFADVRAACEAQGIPADSILSECAPGQFEINLLHCDDPVKVADQTLLFKRLLKGVARSHGLRVSAMAKPFGELAGNGMHVHMSLVDKDGNNVFDDGTDVGSELLRHAVAGMMATANDAMAIFAPHSNSYRRFQESSHAPLNLCWGYDNRTVTFRIPASEAKARRIEHRIAGADVNAHLVLAAILAGVCHGLENKLQPPKPVEGDAYQVESEQLINTWNSALDRFAESALWQEYFDPEFVDLFVLLKRQEQAEIAARVTDVEYQSYLQRV
- a CDS encoding aspartate aminotransferase family protein codes for the protein MNKSQLQQHDREHLLHPFTDFHDLGNQGTRVITSAEGAYITDIDGHKMLDGMSGLWCCNLGYSRREISEAIYEQLNKLPFYNSFFQCTTVPSIELADMLAEVTPAGMNNVFFTGSGSEANDTNLRIIRRYWDLKEQPEKRIVISRKNAYHGSTIGGASLGGMSGMHKQFQSLDYIEHIQQPYWFGEGGDMSPEEFGVHAARCLDEKIQELGPEKVAAFIAEPIQGAGGVIIPPETYWPEIKKILDQYDILLVMDEVIFGFGRTGEWFGADYYGMKPDLMTFAKAVTNGYFPLGGTMVSDRVAEVIKSKGGEFTHGYTYSAHPAACMAGIATLNILREEKIIETVRDTTGPYLAKRWAELADHPIVGEARTLGLVGALELVKDKNSRARFDDDCTAGGVCRDMSIKNGLVMRATGDTMIIAPPLILTIEQIDELVEKAHRALDDTARAMA
- a CDS encoding cyanophycinase, which codes for MKFSTMTASFLGILLLATLGCAGEDDGALVEGIAVRAQEAGLEERDASRQSGSLLIVGGALRSDNSRVYRAFIDAIPAGFPNVAIVPAASGRPAHYAQQFSEDLRRYGFAGDIRVLPIAVKDDPATESVDESQWLQGGNDRALAESLEDVGGIWFVGGDQMRITGTLLDAEGEDTPVLKAIRTQLSQGAVVGGTSAGAAIMSHTMIAAGDSLSALTLPSVSEYAGMESQEAGQLLLARGLGFMPVGIVDQHFDRKARLGRLVRALGHSAAAAERLGFGVDEDTGVLVNLDAKTLTVVGAGNLVITDGRGAQFASGENAFSVNGVQLSVLSDGDSLDWESLEVSAKGSETAGKEAFGYRATQGAGMALGNQRLDQLLGFSLLDNSEMQLLRRYTFDDQTGRGVLFRFRQTDDSRGYWHYGSGTKDQYSVVGVLLDIEPVSVSIQAAE